A DNA window from Streptomyces canus contains the following coding sequences:
- a CDS encoding ABC transporter substrate-binding protein, giving the protein MTASSTRRTTVARTRTAAVGAIAVAGALILTGCGDQTDSGSSTKESSSSSSAPLFDKLPAKIQKAGVIKVGTNAEYAPMEYQEGGKIVGVDPDIAAALSKQLGVEFQFTSGSFDGLISSLNSGRYDVAMSSITDTKARQEGLDENGKKLGPGVDFVDYFTAGTAIYVQKGNPKKIGSIEDLCGQKVAVQHGTTYEQALQKQSTACTKAGKKKLTIEAFDNDTEAQTRVKSGGAVAGVNDYPVAVDIARKADGGNAFEVVGEQVDAGPFGIAVNKDNKELTSALEAAVNAIIEDGTYKKVLDKWGAQTGAIDKAAVNGGK; this is encoded by the coding sequence ATGACCGCAAGCTCCACCCGTCGTACGACCGTCGCGCGCACCAGGACAGCCGCGGTAGGTGCGATCGCGGTCGCAGGCGCCCTGATTCTCACCGGCTGCGGTGACCAGACGGACAGCGGCAGCAGCACCAAGGAATCCTCGTCGTCCAGCAGCGCACCGCTGTTCGACAAGCTGCCCGCGAAGATCCAGAAGGCCGGCGTCATCAAGGTCGGCACCAACGCCGAGTACGCCCCCATGGAGTACCAGGAGGGCGGCAAGATCGTCGGCGTCGACCCCGACATCGCGGCTGCGCTGAGCAAGCAGCTGGGCGTGGAGTTCCAGTTCACCTCGGGCTCCTTCGACGGCCTGATCAGTTCCCTGAACTCCGGGCGCTACGACGTCGCCATGTCCTCCATCACGGACACCAAGGCACGCCAGGAGGGCCTGGACGAGAACGGCAAGAAGCTCGGCCCGGGCGTCGACTTCGTCGACTACTTCACGGCCGGCACCGCCATCTACGTCCAGAAGGGCAACCCGAAGAAGATCGGCTCGATCGAGGACCTCTGCGGCCAGAAGGTCGCCGTGCAGCACGGCACGACCTACGAGCAGGCCCTGCAGAAGCAGTCCACGGCGTGCACGAAGGCCGGCAAGAAGAAGCTGACGATCGAGGCGTTCGACAACGACACCGAGGCGCAGACCCGTGTGAAGTCGGGCGGCGCGGTCGCGGGTGTCAACGACTACCCGGTCGCCGTCGACATCGCCCGCAAGGCCGACGGCGGCAACGCCTTCGAGGTCGTCGGCGAGCAGGTCGACGCCGGGCCGTTCGGCATCGCCGTGAACAAGGACAACAAGGAGCTCACGAGCGCCCTGGAGGCGGCCGTGAACGCCATCATCGAGGACGGCACGTACAAGAAGGTCCTGGACAAGTGGGGCGCCCAGACCGGTGCCATCGACAAGGCCGCGGTCAACGGC
- a CDS encoding NAD(P)-dependent malic enzyme, whose translation MAAEIVNPRGDSDTGQDGGAEPLDSFDPAFALHRGGKMAVQATVPVRDKDDLSLAYTPGVAKVCSAIAEQPDLVHDYTWKSSVVAVVTDGTAVLGLGDIGPEASLPVMEGKAILFKQFGGVDAVPLALACTDVDEIIETVVRLAPSFGGVNLEDISAPRCFEIERRLQERLDIPVFHDDQHGTAVVTLAALRNAARLSGRSIGDLRAVISGAGAAGVAIAKMLVEAGIGDVAVADRKGVVSADRDDLTSVKRELAGFTNKAGLSGSLEDALAGADVFIGVSGGTVAESAVASMAKGAFVFAMANPNPEVHPDVAHKYAAVVATGRSDFPNQINNVLAFPGIFAGALQVRASRITEGMKIAAAEALASVVGDDLAADYVIPSPFDERVAPAVTAAVAAAARAEGVARR comes from the coding sequence GTGGCAGCGGAGATCGTCAATCCTCGCGGCGACAGCGATACGGGACAGGACGGAGGGGCGGAGCCCCTCGATTCCTTCGACCCCGCGTTCGCGCTGCACCGCGGCGGCAAAATGGCTGTGCAGGCCACCGTGCCGGTCCGTGACAAGGACGACCTGTCCCTCGCGTACACACCCGGCGTGGCGAAGGTGTGCAGCGCCATCGCCGAGCAGCCGGACCTCGTCCACGACTACACGTGGAAGTCGTCGGTCGTCGCCGTCGTGACGGACGGTACGGCCGTGCTGGGGCTCGGCGACATCGGGCCCGAGGCCTCCCTCCCGGTCATGGAGGGCAAGGCGATCCTGTTCAAGCAGTTCGGTGGCGTGGACGCGGTTCCGCTCGCGCTGGCCTGCACGGACGTCGACGAGATCATCGAGACGGTGGTCCGTCTCGCGCCGTCCTTCGGCGGCGTGAACCTCGAGGACATCTCGGCTCCTCGGTGCTTCGAGATCGAGCGGCGGCTCCAGGAGCGGCTCGACATTCCCGTGTTCCACGACGACCAGCACGGGACCGCGGTCGTGACGCTGGCGGCACTGCGGAACGCCGCGCGGCTGAGCGGGCGGTCGATCGGGGATCTTCGTGCGGTGATCTCCGGTGCGGGCGCGGCCGGCGTGGCCATCGCCAAGATGCTCGTCGAGGCGGGCATCGGCGATGTCGCCGTCGCCGACCGCAAGGGTGTCGTGTCCGCCGACCGGGACGACCTCACGTCCGTGAAGCGGGAACTGGCCGGGTTCACGAACAAGGCGGGGTTGTCGGGATCCCTGGAGGACGCGCTCGCTGGTGCGGACGTCTTCATCGGCGTGTCCGGCGGTACGGTCGCGGAGTCCGCGGTCGCCTCCATGGCGAAGGGGGCCTTCGTGTTCGCGATGGCCAACCCGAACCCCGAGGTGCACCCGGATGTCGCGCACAAATACGCGGCCGTGGTGGCCACCGGGAGGTCCGACTTCCCGAACCAGATCAACAACGTGCTGGCGTTTCCGGGGATCTTCGCGGGGGCGCTGCAGGTGCGGGCCTCGCGGATCACGGAGGGCATGAAGATCGCGGCGGCCGAGGCGCTGGCCTCGGTGGTCGGAGACGATCTGGCGGCGGACTACGTGATCCCGTCCCCGTTCGACGAGCGGGTGGCTCCGGCCGTTACGGCGGCGGTCGCCGCGGCGGCTCGGGCTGAGGGTGTTGCTCGCCGCTGA
- a CDS encoding zinc-binding dehydrogenase, translated as MFAVYAARIDRDNPLSGLELGERPAPEARPGWSVVDVKAASLNHHDLWSLRGVGLAEDKLPMILGCDAAGVDEDGNEVVLHSVIGQSGHGVGPKEPRSILTERYQGTFAEQVAVPTWNILPKPKELSFAEAACLPTAWLTAYRMLFTNAGVRPGDSVLVQGAGGGVATAAIVLGKAAGLRVFATSRDEAKRKRAVELGAVEALESGARLPQRVDAVIETVGAATWSHSVKSLKPGGTVVISGATSGDRPSHAELTRIFFLELKVVGSTMGTKDELEDLLAFCAATGVRPVIDEVLPMDRAREGFQRVESGEQFGKVVLTNG; from the coding sequence ATGTTCGCTGTCTACGCCGCCCGAATCGACCGCGACAACCCGCTCTCGGGACTGGAGTTGGGGGAGCGCCCGGCCCCCGAAGCCCGCCCGGGTTGGAGCGTCGTCGACGTCAAGGCCGCTTCCCTCAATCACCACGACCTCTGGTCCCTGCGCGGCGTAGGCCTCGCGGAGGACAAGCTGCCGATGATCCTCGGCTGTGACGCCGCCGGTGTCGACGAGGACGGCAACGAGGTCGTCCTGCACTCCGTCATCGGGCAGAGCGGGCACGGCGTCGGCCCCAAGGAGCCCCGCTCCATCCTCACCGAGCGCTATCAGGGGACGTTCGCCGAGCAGGTTGCCGTGCCGACCTGGAACATTCTCCCCAAGCCGAAGGAGCTGTCCTTCGCGGAGGCCGCCTGTCTGCCCACGGCCTGGCTGACGGCGTATCGGATGCTGTTCACGAATGCGGGGGTCCGGCCCGGAGACTCCGTGCTGGTGCAGGGCGCGGGCGGTGGTGTCGCCACGGCCGCGATCGTGCTGGGGAAGGCCGCGGGGCTGCGGGTCTTCGCCACCAGCCGGGACGAGGCCAAGCGGAAGCGTGCGGTGGAGCTCGGGGCCGTGGAGGCGCTGGAGTCGGGCGCGCGGCTGCCGCAGCGGGTGGACGCCGTCATCGAGACGGTGGGCGCGGCCACGTGGTCGCACTCCGTGAAGTCGCTCAAGCCCGGCGGCACGGTGGTCATCTCCGGTGCCACGAGCGGCGACCGCCCCTCGCACGCCGAACTGACCCGGATCTTCTTCCTGGAACTCAAGGTCGTCGGCTCGACCATGGGGACCAAGGACGAGCTGGAGGACCTGCTCGCGTTCTGCGCGGCCACGGGTGTGCGGCCCGTGATCGACGAGGTGCTCCCGATGGACCGTGCGCGTGAGGGCTTCCAACGGGTGGAGTCCGGTGAGCAGTTCGGAAAGGTCGTGCTCACGAACGGCTGA
- a CDS encoding helix-turn-helix domain-containing protein has product MTEATDLAERAGDRDPRVGLRAVAALRRLLEQLESVQVRSARHQGWSWQEIAAELGVSRQAVHKKYGRH; this is encoded by the coding sequence ATGACCGAAGCAACGGATCTCGCCGAGCGCGCCGGTGATCGCGATCCCCGGGTCGGACTGCGTGCCGTCGCCGCGCTGCGCAGGCTGCTGGAGCAGCTGGAGTCGGTGCAGGTGCGCAGCGCGCGCCATCAGGGCTGGTCGTGGCAGGAGATCGCCGCGGAACTCGGAGTGAGCAGGCAGGCCGTGCACAAGAAGTACGGGAGGCATTGA
- a CDS encoding Clp protease N-terminal domain-containing protein, with the protein MFERFTKDARAVVMGAVEQAEGTGAGSVDAEHLLLALLDREASRASFALAALGLAERGDAVREALTEARRRAGLSQADAEALAGLGIDVSEIVARVEEVHGVGAMSGDRKDKGWWAGRRSFGRGAKETLEKALRIAVARRDRHIGDEHILLALTVRPGVPGEVLADHGVTYESVVRVLYGRGEEKAG; encoded by the coding sequence ATGTTCGAGCGGTTCACGAAGGACGCCCGGGCGGTGGTCATGGGTGCGGTCGAACAAGCCGAGGGGACCGGGGCGGGTTCCGTGGACGCCGAGCATCTGTTGCTGGCGCTGCTGGACCGGGAGGCCAGTCGGGCCTCCTTCGCCCTGGCCGCTCTCGGGCTCGCCGAGCGCGGGGACGCCGTACGAGAGGCGCTGACTGAGGCGCGGCGGCGGGCCGGGCTGTCCCAGGCGGACGCCGAGGCGCTGGCCGGGCTCGGGATCGACGTCTCGGAGATCGTCGCCCGGGTCGAGGAGGTGCACGGGGTCGGGGCGATGTCCGGCGACCGGAAGGACAAGGGGTGGTGGGCCGGGCGGCGCTCTTTCGGGCGGGGCGCCAAGGAGACTCTGGAGAAGGCGCTCCGTATCGCCGTGGCCCGGCGGGACCGTCATATCGGCGACGAGCACATCCTGCTGGCCCTGACCGTCAGGCCGGGGGTGCCGGGGGAGGTCCTCGCCGATCACGGGGTGACCTACGAGTCGGTCGTGCGTGTCCTCTACGGCAGGGGAGAGGAGAAGGCCGGCTGA
- a CDS encoding PadR family transcriptional regulator has translation MPPVFAHGRLRLYLLKLLDEAPRHGYEVIRLLEERFQGLYAPSAGTVYPRLAKLETEGLVTHTTEGGRKVYAITDAGRAELADRSGELADLELEIRDSVAELAAEIRADVRGAAGDLRREVRAAATQARRGGGAKEGTGEHEGPFGDFTEYADKEAWRTAKEEMRRVKQEWKEQARRAKDESRRAREEAQRARRQAKEAQDRAREQAQEEVQRIAKRVQEQVQDHFARGDWPTGVREGLTELAKEFGEFGKDYSKEFGKDFGFGRGGAKSEKAEGPSTGPQYSHTPEDFPAEYEPSWAHEDSTGDPARDLDRLLDRFRDDIRDAARDHGITADQLRDARRHLSTAAAHIGALLRAPKA, from the coding sequence ATGCCTCCCGTCTTCGCCCACGGCCGCCTCCGTCTCTACCTGTTGAAGCTGCTGGACGAGGCCCCGCGCCACGGTTACGAGGTGATCCGGCTCCTGGAGGAGCGTTTCCAGGGCCTGTACGCCCCCTCGGCGGGCACCGTCTACCCCCGGCTGGCCAAGCTGGAGACGGAGGGCCTGGTCACCCACACCACCGAGGGCGGCCGCAAGGTGTACGCCATCACGGACGCGGGCCGCGCCGAGCTGGCCGACCGCAGCGGTGAACTTGCCGACCTGGAGCTGGAGATCCGCGACTCGGTCGCCGAGCTCGCCGCCGAGATCCGGGCCGATGTGCGCGGCGCGGCGGGTGATCTGCGGCGCGAGGTGCGGGCTGCCGCGACCCAGGCCCGCAGGGGCGGTGGCGCCAAGGAAGGCACCGGCGAACACGAAGGCCCCTTCGGGGACTTCACGGAGTACGCCGACAAGGAGGCGTGGCGCACCGCCAAGGAGGAGATGCGCCGCGTCAAGCAGGAGTGGAAGGAGCAGGCCCGGCGCGCCAAGGACGAGAGCCGCCGCGCCCGCGAGGAGGCCCAGCGGGCCCGCCGTCAGGCAAAGGAGGCCCAGGACCGGGCCCGGGAGCAGGCGCAGGAGGAGGTGCAGCGCATCGCCAAGCGCGTACAGGAGCAGGTGCAGGACCACTTCGCGCGCGGCGACTGGCCGACGGGGGTGCGCGAGGGGCTGACCGAACTGGCCAAGGAGTTCGGCGAGTTCGGGAAGGACTACAGCAAGGAGTTCGGGAAGGACTTCGGTTTCGGCCGGGGCGGCGCGAAGTCCGAGAAGGCCGAGGGGCCGTCAACCGGGCCCCAGTACTCGCACACCCCGGAGGACTTTCCCGCCGAGTACGAACCCTCCTGGGCCCACGAGGACTCCACCGGAGACCCGGCCCGCGACCTGGACCGCCTGCTCGACCGCTTCCGCGACGACATCCGCGACGCGGCCCGCGACCACGGCATCACGGCCGACCAGCTGCGCGACGCCCGCCGCCACCTGTCGACGGCGGCGGCCCACATAGGAGCACTGCTGCGAGCGCCGAAGGCGTGA
- a CDS encoding DUF4097 family beta strand repeat-containing protein produces the protein MPEWSVTEPRKLTFDEPVRELHVRIVNGTVNVVGTDEGSARLEVSQIEGPPLVVTQEGGTLTVAYEDLPWKGFLKWLDRKGWRRSAVVSLAVPADTRVEVGVVSATAVVSGVRGPSVVKGVNGDTTLVGLSGTVRADTVSGNLEAQAVTGDLRFNSVSGDLTVVEGSGPSVRADSVSGSMIVDLDPEGPTDVRLTSVSGEIAIRLPQPADAEVEANTASGTISNAFDGLRVHGQWGAHKVTGRLGAGTGKLRATTVSGSIALLRRPPREDEEEPWETDPFVKDGDTGAGPADTADPVDGGHGASGDNSLSGQDETPAPADDPTDARANDPTRAPADGTTDKKVL, from the coding sequence ATGCCCGAGTGGTCCGTGACGGAGCCCAGGAAGCTCACCTTCGACGAGCCCGTACGCGAACTCCACGTGCGCATCGTCAACGGAACGGTGAACGTGGTGGGCACGGACGAAGGTTCCGCACGCCTGGAGGTGTCCCAGATCGAGGGACCGCCTCTGGTCGTCACGCAGGAGGGCGGGACCCTCACCGTGGCCTACGAGGACCTGCCCTGGAAGGGCTTCCTCAAGTGGCTCGACCGCAAGGGCTGGCGGCGCAGCGCGGTCGTCTCGCTGGCCGTGCCGGCCGACACCCGCGTCGAGGTGGGTGTGGTCAGCGCCACGGCGGTCGTGTCGGGGGTGCGCGGCCCGTCGGTGGTGAAGGGGGTCAACGGTGACACGACCCTCGTCGGTCTCTCCGGCACCGTGCGCGCCGACACCGTCTCCGGGAACCTGGAGGCTCAGGCCGTCACCGGTGACCTGCGCTTCAACTCGGTCTCCGGGGATCTCACCGTCGTGGAAGGCTCAGGTCCGTCCGTGCGGGCCGACTCGGTCAGCGGCTCGATGATCGTGGACCTCGATCCGGAGGGCCCCACCGACGTCCGGCTGACCAGTGTCTCGGGCGAGATCGCCATCCGGCTCCCCCAGCCCGCGGACGCGGAGGTGGAGGCCAACACCGCGAGCGGGACGATCTCCAACGCCTTCGACGGCCTGCGCGTGCACGGCCAGTGGGGCGCCCACAAGGTCACGGGCCGCCTCGGCGCCGGCACCGGCAAGCTCCGCGCGACCACCGTCTCCGGCTCCATCGCCCTCCTGCGCCGCCCACCCCGGGAGGACGAGGAGGAGCCGTGGGAGACGGATCCCTTCGTGAAGGACGGTGACACGGGCGCGGGGCCGGCCGACACCGCCGACCCGGTGGACGGCGGGCACGGCGCCTCGGGGGACAATTCCCTCTCCGGCCAGGACGAGACCCCCGCCCCCGCGGACGACCCCACGGACGCCCGCGCGAACGACCCGACCCGCGCCCCGGCCGACGGCACGACCGACAAGAAGGTGCTCTGA
- a CDS encoding DUF6104 family protein — protein MYFTDRGIEELEKRRGEEEVTFEWLAEQLRTFVDLNPDFEVPVERLATWLARLDDEDDE, from the coding sequence ATGTACTTCACGGACCGTGGCATCGAGGAATTGGAGAAGCGGCGCGGCGAGGAGGAAGTCACCTTCGAGTGGCTCGCCGAGCAGTTGCGGACGTTCGTGGACCTCAATCCCGACTTCGAGGTGCCGGTGGAGCGACTGGCCACGTGGCTGGCCCGGTTGGACGACGAGGACGACGAATAG